One window of the Gemmatimonadota bacterium genome contains the following:
- a CDS encoding type II toxin-antitoxin system HigB family toxin yields MRLIAKRTLRQFWESHARGAQAKAPLQVWHATVEGADWSTPADVKATYGDASILKKGRVVFNIAGNKFRLVARINYPYRIVYIRFVGTHAEYDAINAETI; encoded by the coding sequence ATGCGGCTCATCGCCAAGCGCACCCTGCGCCAGTTCTGGGAATCGCATGCGCGCGGCGCCCAAGCAAAAGCGCCGCTTCAGGTTTGGCATGCCACCGTGGAGGGGGCGGACTGGTCGACTCCCGCGGACGTGAAGGCGACTTATGGAGATGCAAGCATCCTGAAGAAGGGCCGAGTGGTCTTCAACATCGCGGGTAACAAATTTCGGCTCGTGGCTCGCATCAACTACCCGTATCGTATCGTTTACATCCGTTTCGTGGGGACTCACGCGGAATACGATGCCATTAACGCGGAGACGATCTGA
- a CDS encoding transcriptional regulator encodes MEINVRPIRTEDDYAAALAEVDSLMDAVPGSSEGDRLDVFVTLIEAYEARHWPIETPDPIEAIRVRMEQKNLRQRDLEPMIGSRGRVSEVLSRKRALTLPMIRRLSKGLDLRAEVLIQEVPISRRPGKAVRKRAPRPAKKSD; translated from the coding sequence ATGGAAATCAACGTTCGGCCGATCCGCACCGAGGACGACTACGCCGCCGCTCTGGCGGAGGTCGATTCTCTGATGGATGCGGTCCCCGGCTCGTCGGAAGGCGATCGCCTGGATGTGTTCGTGACGCTGATCGAAGCGTACGAAGCACGCCACTGGCCGATCGAAACCCCGGATCCCATCGAAGCCATTCGAGTCCGTATGGAGCAGAAAAACCTCCGGCAACGTGACCTGGAGCCGATGATCGGTTCCCGAGGCCGCGTCTCGGAGGTGCTCTCCCGCAAGCGGGCGCTCACGCTTCCAATGATTCGCAGGCTTTCCAAGGGGTTGGACCTGCGCGCGGAGGTCCTGATCCAGGAGGTTCCGATCTCTCGCCGGCCCGGGAAGGCCGTGAGGAAACGGGCGCCGCGGCCGGCGAAGAAATCCGACTGA